GTATCCAAAGATGGACAGCCAATCGTAAAAGGGAGATCGTGCTGGAGGTCCTCAAGGGTCACAAGACCATCGTGGACGTGGCGCGCGAGCACGATCTGAAGCAGAGCGAGATCCAGCAATGGATCGATACGTTCATTGAGTTCGGCACACAGGCCCTCAAGGTCAATCCGAAATCCATGGAGGCGGTCTACCAGAAGGAGCTCAAGCGGCACAGGGAAAAGATCGGTGAACTG
This sequence is a window from Thermodesulforhabdus norvegica. Protein-coding genes within it:
- a CDS encoding transposase — encoded protein: MERGSVMEGKVVKPVRIQRWTANRKREIVLEVLKGHKTIVDVAREHDLKQSEIQQWIDTFIEFGTQALKVNPKSMEAVYQKELKRHREKIGEL